A genomic stretch from Methanobacterium sp. includes:
- a CDS encoding AI-2E family transporter: protein MIYKLRGTVTSAVFIISALLIISFFVLTPMISMIILGAVFAYVIRPISNKMLPHIKFETISIILAMIIVILPLILIMVIIINSLIESTPAIVAIAKNANLSSVNSGTVQYYLPTGFKTYADSLISSFKLGLEEVLKYTLNYIVTYLSSIPTIAFQLFIFFASTFYFAKDGDKLWEYINFTIPQNRTHYFDALFSETEKVLKSIFFGHFFTALLTGILGGVGFWLIGYPFASFLGILTGFFQLIPFIGHWPLPIILAAYSILTGNYLQAFAVIILGFLMSAIDIYIRPKISSKYADIHPLIFMLGFLCGPLVFGLSGFIIGPLILGVTYAAVKAYKKDKEAVNSQ, encoded by the coding sequence ATGATTTATAAACTAAGAGGAACTGTTACTTCAGCTGTTTTTATTATTTCAGCCCTGCTCATCATCTCATTTTTTGTATTAACTCCCATGATAAGTATGATTATTCTTGGCGCCGTATTTGCCTATGTAATTCGCCCCATATCCAATAAAATGTTGCCCCACATAAAATTTGAAACCATATCCATAATACTTGCAATGATAATAGTTATTCTCCCCTTAATCTTGATTATGGTAATAATAATAAACTCCCTTATAGAATCTACCCCTGCAATTGTTGCCATTGCAAAAAATGCTAATTTAAGTAGTGTAAATTCAGGTACAGTTCAATATTATCTGCCTACAGGGTTTAAAACATATGCTGATTCCCTCATAAGCAGCTTTAAATTAGGTTTAGAAGAAGTTTTAAAATATACCTTAAACTATATAGTTACCTATTTAAGTTCTATTCCCACCATTGCCTTCCAACTGTTCATATTCTTTGCATCTACGTTCTATTTTGCAAAAGATGGAGATAAACTATGGGAATACATTAATTTCACCATTCCCCAAAACAGAACACATTACTTTGATGCTCTTTTTAGCGAAACAGAAAAAGTTTTAAAGAGCATATTTTTCGGGCATTTCTTTACAGCTCTTTTAACCGGAATATTGGGTGGTGTCGGGTTCTGGCTCATAGGCTATCCTTTCGCCTCATTTTTAGGAATATTAACCGGATTCTTCCAGCTTATACCATTTATTGGACACTGGCCACTTCCAATTATCCTTGCAGCCTACAGTATTCTAACTGGAAACTATTTACAGGCATTTGCAGTTATAATATTAGGATTCTTGATGAGTGCAATTGATATTTATATAAGGCCTAAAATATCCAGCAAATATGCAGATATCCATCCCTTGATATTTATGTTAGGATTCCTCTGTGGACCTCTTGTATTTGGATTATCTGGTTTTATTATAGGCCCTTTAATTTTAGGGGTTACATATGCTGCAGTTAAAGCATATAAAAAAGATAAAGAAGCTGTTAATTCACAGTAA
- a CDS encoding dihydroorotate dehydrogenase electron transfer subunit: MHVPKTIEIKRIINETKTIKTFIFDWDTENILPGQFMMVWNFKDEKPMSISLIDPINNEIGISIKNVGPFTEAVHSLQNGDKLGLRGPYGRGFEIVGSKILAIGGGVGMAPISAFVSEARRMDVDIDVITAATTKDELLFMDKLKSTDITPYACTDDGSFGFCGFATEYMEKIIEDKDYDMVVTCGPEVMMKGIFDIVERLKIPAQFSLERYMKCGMGICGQCCVDDIGWRVCVEGPVFWSDEIRLISEFGKYKRDASGIKHKI; encoded by the coding sequence ATGCATGTTCCAAAAACCATTGAAATAAAAAGAATAATTAATGAAACTAAAACCATTAAAACATTTATATTTGATTGGGATACTGAAAATATATTGCCCGGCCAATTCATGATGGTATGGAATTTTAAAGATGAAAAACCCATGTCCATATCCCTAATTGATCCAATAAACAATGAAATAGGAATCTCAATAAAAAATGTAGGCCCATTTACAGAAGCAGTTCATTCCCTCCAAAATGGAGATAAATTAGGATTAAGAGGACCCTACGGACGTGGCTTTGAAATAGTAGGCTCAAAAATCCTTGCAATTGGTGGAGGAGTGGGAATGGCACCAATTTCAGCATTTGTTAGTGAAGCCCGACGCATGGACGTAGATATAGATGTAATAACCGCAGCCACAACTAAAGATGAACTATTATTTATGGATAAACTTAAATCAACTGATATAACCCCCTATGCATGCACAGATGATGGAAGCTTCGGATTTTGCGGATTCGCCACAGAATATATGGAAAAAATAATTGAAGATAAAGATTATGATATGGTGGTGACCTGTGGTCCTGAAGTAATGATGAAAGGCATCTTCGATATCGTAGAAAGGCTCAAAATCCCTGCCCAGTTTTCATTGGAACGATACATGAAATGCGGAATGGGAATCTGTGGACAATGCTGCGTCGATGACATTGGTTGGAGAGTTTGTGTTGAAGGTCCTGTGTTTTGGAGTGATGAAATCAGGTTAATTTCAGAATTTGGAAAATATAAAAGAGATGCTTCAGGTATAAAACATAAAATTTAA